The following proteins are co-located in the Sporolactobacillus pectinivorans genome:
- a CDS encoding UDP-glucose dehydrogenase family protein, translated as MKILIVGTGYVGTTTALVFCEKGHQVTGLDVDGEKIKRLQSGQLHFFEPGLDELLKKHLREGKLSFTQNESKAIEENDIIFICVGTPQDKDGSADLSYVQNVAERIGENLNDYKVIVDKSTVPVGTADKVAKWIKLHQEKNISFDVVSNPEFLREGSALQDALQPDRIVIGHSSDKALHLMRELYKDFNCPFVETTPKTAEMIKYAANSFLALKISYINELARLCDVLGLEIDDISRGIGLDHRIGEAFLKAGIGYGGSCFPKDVSALLKIAETNHQSLSILETAVKVNKTQPKYFIEKLQAALGSLENKVIAVLGLAFKPDTDDTRESPSFKIINELIKEGSKVKVHDPVVKIGSRQSLKQAGTVEECVSDTDAIILCTDWEQYNAIDWPSVRKRVRFPFIVDGKNMLNPNEMKHAGFGYYAIGKS; from the coding sequence ATAAAAATTTTAATTGTTGGAACGGGTTACGTTGGTACAACCACAGCGCTTGTTTTCTGTGAAAAGGGTCATCAGGTAACAGGACTTGATGTTGATGGAGAGAAAATAAAGAGATTGCAATCCGGTCAGCTTCATTTTTTTGAACCTGGATTAGATGAACTATTAAAAAAACATTTAAGGGAAGGAAAGCTCTCTTTTACACAAAATGAATCAAAGGCCATTGAAGAAAACGACATCATTTTTATTTGTGTTGGAACACCCCAAGATAAGGATGGAAGTGCCGATCTTAGCTACGTTCAAAATGTGGCTGAACGGATTGGAGAGAACTTGAATGACTATAAAGTCATTGTCGATAAGAGTACCGTACCTGTAGGAACTGCTGACAAGGTTGCAAAATGGATCAAACTACATCAAGAAAAAAACATCTCATTTGATGTGGTTTCTAATCCGGAGTTTCTTCGCGAAGGGTCAGCGCTCCAGGATGCTTTGCAACCTGATCGAATTGTCATCGGTCATTCAAGTGACAAAGCTCTGCACCTTATGCGGGAACTTTATAAGGATTTTAATTGTCCATTCGTTGAGACAACGCCAAAAACAGCTGAAATGATCAAGTATGCCGCCAACTCTTTTTTGGCCTTAAAAATATCGTATATAAATGAACTGGCGCGACTATGTGATGTCTTAGGGCTTGAAATTGATGATATATCAAGAGGAATCGGTCTTGACCATCGAATTGGCGAGGCTTTTCTAAAAGCCGGTATCGGGTATGGAGGGTCTTGTTTCCCAAAGGATGTCAGTGCCCTACTCAAAATAGCTGAAACGAACCATCAATCGCTTTCTATTTTGGAAACAGCCGTGAAAGTCAACAAAACGCAGCCAAAATATTTTATTGAAAAACTTCAAGCTGCCCTGGGTAGTTTGGAAAACAAAGTGATTGCCGTTCTCGGATTAGCATTTAAACCCGATACGGATGATACACGTGAATCGCCAAGCTTTAAAATAATTAATGAACTGATAAAAGAGGGATCAAAGGTAAAGGTTCATGATCCAGTCGTGAAAATTGGATCGAGGCAATCCCTAAAACAAGCAGGCACTGTTGAGGAATGCGTTTCAGATACTGACGCCATCATCCTATGTACGGATTGGGAACAGTATAATGCTATTGATTGGCCATCGGTCAGAAAACGGGTGCGATTCCCTTTTATTGTTGATGGTAAAAATATGCTGAATCCAAACGAAATGAAACATGCAGGTTTTGGTTATTACGCAATCGGGAAAAGTTAA
- the galE gene encoding UDP-glucose 4-epimerase GalE, giving the protein MILVTGGAGYIGSHVTRELINQGYKVIVLDNLSTGHQSAVDRRAIFKLGDISDRQLLDDLFNQYDITAVMHFAAHCLVGESVQNPLKYYNNNVGKTTRLIQSMTKNKVNKLIFSSTCAIYGKPEQDSITEQLPKNPINPYGRSKLMIETILNDTSKSDGLSYISLRYFNAAGAHFSGEIGEDHDPETHLIPNILRHLQGATEEIDVYGNDYDTPDGTCIRDYIHVQDLSSAHILALKHLLSQPRIGLQYNLGNGKGHSVKEVISECERITNKKAKVNYAPRRPGDPPILVASSSKIKKELGWAPIYTLTDIVRSAWEWLLKHPDGYESF; this is encoded by the coding sequence ATGATTCTGGTAACAGGCGGGGCGGGCTATATAGGGAGCCATGTCACAAGAGAATTAATAAACCAAGGCTATAAAGTCATCGTATTGGACAATTTATCAACCGGACACCAATCGGCCGTTGACCGGAGAGCTATTTTTAAATTAGGTGATATTAGTGATCGTCAACTGCTAGATGACTTATTTAATCAATACGATATCACAGCTGTTATGCATTTTGCTGCCCATTGTCTGGTTGGTGAATCCGTCCAGAATCCGCTAAAGTATTACAATAACAATGTTGGCAAGACAACGCGACTGATTCAAAGCATGACAAAGAATAAAGTGAATAAATTAATTTTTTCGTCAACCTGTGCCATCTATGGCAAGCCCGAACAGGATTCAATAACGGAACAACTACCGAAAAATCCGATTAACCCCTATGGAAGATCTAAGCTCATGATCGAGACGATTTTAAACGACACCTCAAAAAGTGATGGATTAAGTTACATTTCGCTTAGATATTTTAACGCGGCGGGGGCTCATTTCTCTGGTGAGATTGGTGAGGACCACGATCCGGAAACACATTTAATTCCAAATATCCTAAGACATTTGCAAGGGGCTACAGAAGAAATAGACGTTTACGGAAATGATTATGATACTCCTGACGGCACCTGTATCAGGGATTATATCCATGTTCAAGATTTATCGAGCGCACATATTCTTGCTTTAAAACACCTTTTATCACAACCTAGAATAGGGTTGCAGTATAATCTGGGCAATGGAAAAGGACACTCCGTAAAAGAAGTGATCAGCGAATGCGAACGGATAACAAATAAAAAAGCCAAGGTTAACTATGCGCCCAGAAGACCGGGTGATCCACCAATTTTAGTTGCTTCATCCTCTAAAATAAAGAAGGAATTAGGATGGGCCCCAATTTATACCTTGACAGACATTGTCCGTTCAGCCTGGGAATGGCTTCTCAAACATCCAGACGGCTATGAATCATTTTGA
- a CDS encoding putative nucleotide-diphospho-sugar transferase, with translation MYETELKIMKPTVKAYAKKHHMDTIFITERFDSGRPASWDKIIILYNLLKHYDIVMWIDADAIFLDTSLDIRNQLNEDHVMFMVTHYGRSPIWPNGGLIVAKKNKKTFDLLNKIWNKTDVIDHPWWEQQAIINVLGYENSYHDIISYHPNKYSNLIGMLDLRWNSRPLDGDLAENPIIMHYCGLPHEIRINKMVSCYRIFKNRKRLDKYRKYNSQLR, from the coding sequence ATGTATGAAACGGAATTGAAGATCATGAAGCCTACGGTTAAAGCATATGCAAAAAAACATCACATGGATACGATTTTCATTACGGAGCGCTTCGATTCAGGCAGGCCAGCATCATGGGATAAAATTATAATTTTATATAATTTGTTAAAACATTACGATATTGTCATGTGGATAGATGCGGATGCAATATTTTTAGATACCAGTTTAGATATACGAAACCAATTAAACGAAGATCATGTTATGTTTATGGTGACGCATTACGGAAGGTCGCCAATCTGGCCTAATGGTGGATTAATTGTTGCAAAAAAGAACAAAAAAACCTTTGATTTATTAAATAAAATATGGAATAAAACAGATGTGATCGACCATCCATGGTGGGAACAGCAAGCTATTATTAATGTATTAGGATATGAAAACTCCTATCATGACATAATTTCCTACCATCCTAACAAATATAGCAACCTTATTGGTATGTTAGATCTTAGATGGAACAGCAGACCATTAGATGGTGATTTAGCTGAAAACCCTATTATAATGCATTATTGCGGTCTTCCTCATGAAATCAGGATTAATAAAATGGTATCTTGCTATCGTATTTTTAAAAATAGAAAGAGACTAGATAAATATAGGAAATACAACAGTCAATTGAGGTAA
- a CDS encoding glycosyltransferase, translating into MKKARKNKEVFTIKILYLIHQFFPETYTGTENFLLNLAGQIKTNEHDVKIITHSFQTDSYFEHTYENIMYREFLYNDIPIIAYKHINDPGPQTLYQSLEDSELTGFANMILEKEQPDIVHIAHPIRMGEFVNVAIKRNIPYLITLTDFFMMCPKGILMTSSGSPCLGAKQGDACRTQCPEINNEFVKYRYKQSENILLSAKKVIAPSFFLAKMFREEFPEVDIEVIKYGINTEKCIQNKTVYTKNQKLTFCYAGSHYYHKGLHVLIKAFLNLKIKKAKLKIYGSGNIESYNNQIRKSAYKNSNIEFCGVYDETDIGKIFSESDVLIVPSIWHENCPFVVYEALACRLPVVASDVGGITEIIDHGQNGFIFPRNNSEKLTRILKKLIKGPKRLNGIKKNIKNEKVRTVQEEANEYLNLYRSMNK; encoded by the coding sequence TTGAAGAAGGCGAGAAAAAATAAAGAGGTGTTTACCATAAAAATTCTGTATCTGATACATCAATTCTTTCCGGAAACATATACAGGTACTGAAAATTTCTTGCTAAATCTTGCCGGACAGATAAAAACTAATGAGCATGATGTAAAAATAATTACCCATAGTTTTCAAACCGACTCATATTTCGAACACACCTATGAAAACATAATGTACAGAGAATTTCTATATAATGATATCCCCATTATTGCCTATAAACATATTAACGACCCAGGTCCTCAGACTCTTTATCAATCATTAGAGGATTCCGAATTAACCGGGTTTGCAAATATGATTCTTGAAAAAGAGCAGCCGGATATTGTTCATATTGCACATCCCATACGGATGGGCGAATTTGTTAATGTTGCTATAAAACGGAACATCCCTTATTTAATAACACTTACTGATTTCTTCATGATGTGCCCTAAAGGTATACTTATGACAAGTTCAGGTTCACCTTGTCTGGGTGCTAAACAAGGCGATGCTTGCAGAACCCAATGCCCGGAAATCAATAACGAATTTGTCAAATACCGTTACAAGCAATCTGAAAATATTTTATTATCTGCAAAAAAGGTCATTGCTCCATCTTTCTTTTTAGCGAAAATGTTTAGGGAAGAATTCCCTGAAGTGGATATAGAAGTTATTAAATACGGAATTAATACAGAAAAATGTATACAGAATAAAACCGTTTATACTAAAAACCAAAAACTAACGTTTTGCTATGCAGGAAGCCATTATTATCATAAAGGTCTGCATGTTTTAATAAAAGCATTCCTAAATCTTAAGATCAAAAAAGCTAAGTTAAAAATCTATGGATCTGGAAATATTGAATCCTATAATAATCAGATTAGAAAGTCTGCTTATAAAAATAGTAATATTGAATTTTGTGGCGTTTATGATGAAACGGATATTGGGAAAATTTTTAGTGAGTCTGATGTACTCATTGTTCCTTCAATCTGGCATGAAAATTGTCCGTTTGTGGTTTACGAAGCATTAGCTTGTAGATTACCTGTAGTTGCTTCGGATGTCGGCGGCATAACAGAGATCATTGATCATGGCCAGAATGGGTTTATCTTTCCAAGAAATAATTCGGAAAAGCTGACCAGAATATTAAAGAAATTGATAAAGGGACCAAAGCGTTTAAATGGAATAAAGAAAAATATAAAAAATGAAAAGGTTAGAACAGTCCAAGAAGAAGCTAATGAATATTTAAACCTCTATCGTTCCATGAATAAGTAA
- a CDS encoding TetR/AcrR family transcriptional regulator — translation MAILTEEKIFNVAEAMVMEKGVKKTKLSDIAKALGVTHAAFYKHYKNKEDLLQQLALKWLNTTSKNLLEWTVPANMDGESALHDWLWQLANTKKELYHNDKRMFYLYTDYLEGTQTLINSHLKQLAEKAEAISGRKGEGQAIMTAFVYFHNPYFAERWDHDDYQELFESVWQLI, via the coding sequence TTGGCGATACTCACAGAGGAAAAGATTTTTAATGTTGCAGAAGCAATGGTCATGGAAAAGGGTGTTAAAAAAACTAAGCTTTCAGATATAGCAAAAGCCTTGGGCGTCACCCATGCAGCTTTCTATAAACATTACAAAAATAAAGAGGATCTCTTGCAGCAACTCGCATTAAAGTGGTTAAACACCACTTCAAAAAACCTATTAGAATGGACAGTTCCAGCAAACATGGATGGTGAATCTGCCCTTCATGATTGGCTCTGGCAACTCGCCAATACGAAAAAAGAACTATACCATAATGATAAACGAATGTTTTACTTATACACTGACTATTTAGAGGGCACACAAACACTAATCAATAGTCATCTTAAACAATTAGCGGAAAAGGCAGAAGCAATTAGCGGCCGTAAGGGAGAAGGTCAAGCTATTATGACTGCATTTGTTTATTTTCATAATCCTTATTTTGCGGAGCGGTGGGATCATGATGATTACCAAGAATTATTTGAAAGCGTATGGCAGTTGATTTGA
- a CDS encoding SDR family oxidoreductase: MLNATNETNDLRVALVTGGSGGIGRAVVKKLSDTGFAVAVQYAGNKAKADALVAEIIEGGGKAISVGGDVADEQAMKAIFDTVETEFGGIDVVINTAGIMLLSPIADINLDDLDKMHRTNIRGTFVVSKQAARHVRQGGAIINFSTSITRTQFPNYGAYAASKAAVESMTLILARELRGKDITVNAVAPGPTATPLFLDGKDEKTIDYLAKSVPLERLGQPEDIAETVAFLAGPARWVNGQIIFTNGGMA, translated from the coding sequence ATGCTTAACGCAACGAATGAAACAAATGATCTAAGAGTAGCGCTTGTTACAGGAGGTTCTGGTGGGATAGGTCGGGCAGTCGTAAAAAAATTGTCTGATACCGGTTTTGCTGTTGCCGTTCAATATGCTGGTAATAAAGCAAAGGCAGATGCCTTAGTAGCAGAAATAATTGAGGGAGGCGGTAAAGCAATCAGTGTTGGTGGAGATGTTGCAGACGAGCAGGCCATGAAGGCCATTTTTGATACAGTTGAAACAGAATTCGGCGGTATCGACGTGGTCATCAATACAGCGGGAATAATGCTCCTTAGTCCAATTGCAGATATAAACTTGGATGATCTAGATAAAATGCATCGGACCAATATTCGTGGAACTTTTGTTGTCTCAAAGCAAGCCGCACGGCATGTACGTCAGGGCGGTGCCATTATTAACTTCTCTACTTCAATTACTCGTACACAGTTTCCTAATTACGGGGCATATGCTGCAAGTAAAGCTGCTGTTGAGTCGATGACGTTAATCTTAGCTCGCGAATTACGTGGAAAAGATATCACGGTTAACGCTGTGGCACCTGGACCAACAGCGACCCCACTCTTTTTAGATGGAAAAGACGAAAAAACAATTGACTATCTTGCTAAGTCGGTACCCTTGGAACGTCTTGGTCAACCAGAGGATATTGCTGAAACGGTAGCCTTTCTTGCAGGCCCTGCACGTTGGGTTAATGGACAAATTATTTTTACAAATGGAGGCATGGCCTAA
- a CDS encoding MarR family winged helix-turn-helix transcriptional regulator, whose amino-acid sequence MNKKVVATPYSDLIRVIGIKIKKIADARLTCLGLNSQQGQMIGYIYANQERGVIQKDLAEKFNRKSASITNMLQGLEKKGYIERIVPENNERQKNIYVLEKGINLVEEFNQIFSETEHRLTKSLTPEETKTLKDLLIKVSENL is encoded by the coding sequence ATGAATAAAAAAGTGGTAGCTACCCCGTACTCAGATCTTATTCGAGTGATTGGTATCAAAATCAAAAAAATAGCAGACGCCCGATTAACTTGTTTAGGATTAAATTCTCAGCAAGGGCAGATGATCGGCTACATTTATGCAAATCAAGAAAGGGGCGTTATTCAAAAAGATTTAGCAGAGAAATTTAACCGCAAAAGTGCAAGTATTACCAATATGCTTCAAGGCTTGGAAAAGAAAGGGTATATCGAACGCATTGTGCCGGAAAATAATGAACGTCAAAAAAATATATATGTCCTAGAAAAAGGGATAAACCTAGTTGAAGAATTCAACCAAATCTTTTCGGAGACAGAACACAGGCTTACAAAGAGTCTAACGCCTGAAGAAACAAAAACACTCAAAGACTTGCTAATAAAAGTAAGTGAAAATTTATGA
- a CDS encoding TetR/AcrR family transcriptional regulator, protein MTRTRVFDRQKVLEKAMIVFWRKGADDASIADLLKEMKISRSSMYETFGSKDNLLLESIQCYMDARKSERGVLNDSQDIRLSIMRYFQNHIDRVFDDNAPDGCLLTSTAASIDHQSALIQDAVATSFKDIEMSLFNLLEIGKKSGQINSHIDSKKWAFLLLNLHHSINITSKIDHNKEDFIQMIELVVSLL, encoded by the coding sequence TTGACAAGAACGCGTGTCTTCGATCGACAAAAGGTACTTGAGAAGGCTATGATTGTGTTTTGGCGGAAAGGAGCCGATGATGCAAGCATTGCTGATTTATTAAAAGAAATGAAAATTAGTCGCTCAAGTATGTATGAGACGTTTGGCAGTAAAGATAATCTGCTTCTCGAATCGATTCAGTGCTATATGGACGCCAGAAAATCAGAACGCGGGGTTCTTAACGACTCCCAAGATATTCGATTGAGTATCATGCGCTATTTTCAAAATCATATTGATCGTGTATTTGATGATAATGCACCAGATGGTTGCTTACTCACCAGTACAGCAGCTTCTATTGATCATCAGAGCGCTTTGATTCAGGACGCAGTGGCAACAAGTTTTAAAGATATTGAAATGTCGTTGTTTAACCTTTTGGAAATCGGGAAAAAAAGTGGGCAAATAAATTCACATATTGATTCAAAAAAATGGGCGTTTCTTTTACTCAATTTACACCATAGCATTAATATTACTTCCAAAATCGATCACAATAAGGAAGATTTTATCCAGATGATTGAGTTGGTTGTCTCCTTGTTATAA